A region from the Chloroflexota bacterium genome encodes:
- a CDS encoding DUF3179 domain-containing protein, whose protein sequence is MTRTASLSRRQLLRGATVIAVGGASALLTACGESALTAEDGSTPSPSPAAPTSAPATAAAATQAPTPPTASPTPPTATRVDMLPRATVAPTTPAPTAAPTTPPATPAPSPTATPIQAADVVLADGAITLPGSVVARREPRLIAPESHHRGQIEIWRSGGWQTNFDLSVVSYGEILSGGVPRDGIPPIDAPTFVAAPEADAWLDDREPVVVFGANGETRAYPLQILTWHEIANDVVGGRPVAVTFCPLCNSALVFDREVLGATMRFGVSGNLRNSDLIMWDDLTETWWQQLTGEGIVGDLAGYFLDPLPSQLIGYGEFKASFPNGMVLGRDTGFRRDYGRNPYPGYDAARGSPFLFRGELDDRLRSGERVVAIEIGGEAVAYAFTHLQSVGVVNDVVGGLPVVVFWSPETASALDARAIADAKAVGSGVAFGREVAGRTLTFEPGDGAFTDRETGSTWSIAGEAVAGALEGIQLPPVVHANHFWFAWAAFYPETRLVK, encoded by the coding sequence ATGACAAGAACAGCCAGCCTCAGCCGCCGCCAGTTGCTGCGCGGTGCCACGGTTATCGCCGTGGGCGGCGCTTCGGCGCTGCTGACCGCCTGCGGCGAGTCGGCGTTGACCGCCGAGGACGGGTCCACCCCATCCCCAAGCCCGGCCGCGCCGACCTCGGCGCCTGCAACTGCCGCTGCGGCAACCCAAGCCCCAACACCGCCGACGGCCTCCCCGACTCCGCCGACCGCCACCCGGGTCGACATGCTTCCACGGGCCACTGTCGCACCGACGACTCCGGCGCCCACCGCCGCGCCGACGACCCCGCCAGCCACCCCGGCGCCATCCCCCACGGCGACGCCGATACAGGCCGCCGATGTCGTGCTGGCCGACGGGGCCATAACCCTTCCGGGAAGCGTCGTCGCTCGGCGCGAGCCGCGCCTGATCGCGCCCGAGTCGCACCACCGGGGACAGATCGAGATCTGGCGGTCGGGCGGATGGCAGACGAACTTCGATCTCAGCGTGGTGTCCTACGGGGAGATTCTCTCCGGCGGCGTACCGCGCGACGGCATCCCGCCCATCGACGCGCCCACGTTCGTCGCCGCGCCCGAGGCGGACGCCTGGCTCGACGACCGCGAGCCGGTGGTGGTCTTCGGCGCCAACGGCGAAACTCGCGCCTATCCGCTCCAGATCCTGACCTGGCACGAGATCGCGAACGACGTGGTCGGGGGCCGACCCGTCGCCGTGACCTTCTGCCCGCTGTGCAACTCAGCGTTGGTGTTCGACCGCGAGGTGCTCGGGGCCACCATGCGCTTCGGCGTGTCGGGCAACCTGCGCAACAGCGACCTGATCATGTGGGACGACCTGACGGAGACCTGGTGGCAGCAGCTCACCGGCGAGGGCATCGTGGGCGACCTGGCCGGGTACTTTCTCGACCCGCTGCCCTCGCAGCTCATCGGATACGGGGAGTTCAAGGCGTCCTTTCCCAATGGAATGGTCCTGGGGCGCGACACGGGCTTCCGCCGCGACTACGGTCGCAATCCCTATCCCGGCTACGACGCGGCCCGCGGCAGCCCGTTTCTGTTTCGCGGGGAGTTGGACGACCGGCTGCGGTCGGGGGAGCGCGTCGTGGCCATTGAAATCGGCGGCGAGGCTGTGGCCTACGCCTTTACCCACCTGCAAAGCGTCGGCGTGGTCAACGACGTGGTGGGCGGCCTGCCGGTTGTCGTGTTCTGGTCGCCGGAAACGGCCAGCGCGCTGGACGCTCGCGCCATCGCCGATGCGAAGGCCGTGGGGTCAGGGGTGGCGTTTGGGCGCGAGGTCGCCGGCCGCACGCTGACCTTTGAGCCTGGGGACGGAGCCTTCACCGACCGCGAAACCGGTTCAACCTGGTCGATCGCCGGCGAGGCGGTGGCAGGAGCCTTGGAAGGCATTCAACTGCCGCCGGTCGTCCACGCCAATCATTTCTGGTTCGCATGGGCCGCGTTCTACCCAGAAACCCGCCTCGTCAAGTAG
- a CDS encoding ABC transporter ATP-binding protein produces the protein MDFAHGRSSGRASFSPREFARALGATFAYTPRVMAMVWQTSPGLTAGVAAVTAVRALIPAATIWLTKLVIDAVVEAIAVGGAGDSVNRVVMLVVLQLALALVGTALDHGGNALQAMLGDRFSNRINIMILEKAETLDLAYFEDSTFYDMLERARREANMRPTGLVTNVFSLAGSFIQLVSVAALLAALAWWILLVVAVTSIPYLGADMWFARARYRMNWRRAPDARRLWYLGYVMTSDETVKEVRLFDLGGHLLAQYRRTFARFYRENRKLTLSRESITFALGIVSAGTASGLYIFVALATIAGRLTLGDLTLYHQALVQTQERLRRIFAGVNSMYEANLFLTNLFDFLAFEPTIRPDPGQRPVPRPIRKGMAFHDVHFSYPGVREPVLRGIDLTIGRGETIALVGANGAGKTTIVKLLTRLYDPSRGRVTLDGVDLREYDVASVRSQIGVTFQDFVQFHATANDNIGYGNLPLKDVRSLVESAARRSGAAETIEGLPETYDTTLGRWWGDGTELSGGEWQKIALARGYMRDAQLLILDEPTASLDARTEYEVFQRFRELTSDHMAVLISHRFSTVRMADRIYVIEDGRLSEHGTHEELLARGGTYATWFGMQASAYR, from the coding sequence ATGGATTTCGCGCACGGGCGGTCGTCGGGGCGGGCTTCCTTCAGTCCGCGCGAATTCGCGCGCGCCCTGGGCGCCACGTTTGCCTACACGCCGCGCGTGATGGCCATGGTGTGGCAAACCAGTCCCGGCCTCACCGCCGGGGTAGCCGCCGTCACGGCGGTTCGCGCCCTCATTCCCGCAGCGACCATATGGCTCACGAAGCTGGTCATCGACGCGGTCGTCGAGGCCATCGCCGTCGGCGGCGCCGGCGACTCGGTCAACCGCGTGGTGATGCTGGTAGTGCTGCAGCTGGCCCTGGCGCTGGTCGGCACGGCGCTCGATCACGGGGGCAACGCGCTGCAGGCGATGCTGGGCGACCGCTTCTCGAACCGGATCAACATCATGATCCTGGAAAAGGCCGAGACACTGGATTTGGCCTATTTCGAAGACTCGACGTTCTACGACATGCTGGAGCGCGCCCGCCGCGAGGCCAACATGCGCCCGACCGGGCTCGTCACCAACGTCTTTTCGCTGGCCGGCAGCTTCATCCAGCTTGTCTCGGTGGCGGCGCTGCTGGCGGCGCTGGCCTGGTGGATTCTGCTGGTGGTGGCGGTCACGTCCATCCCCTATCTGGGCGCCGACATGTGGTTCGCCCGCGCGCGCTACCGGATGAACTGGCGGCGCGCGCCCGACGCCCGCCGGCTCTGGTATCTGGGCTACGTGATGACCTCGGACGAAACGGTCAAGGAGGTGCGGCTCTTCGATCTGGGCGGCCATCTGCTGGCGCAGTACCGCCGCACCTTTGCCCGGTTCTACCGCGAGAATCGCAAGCTCACGCTCTCGCGCGAGAGCATCACTTTCGCTCTCGGCATTGTGTCGGCGGGCACGGCGTCCGGGCTGTACATCTTCGTGGCGCTGGCCACCATCGCCGGGCGGCTGACGCTGGGCGATCTCACGCTCTATCACCAGGCGCTGGTGCAGACCCAGGAGCGGCTGCGACGGATCTTCGCCGGCGTGAACTCGATGTATGAGGCCAATCTGTTTCTGACCAACCTGTTCGACTTCTTGGCCTTCGAGCCGACGATTCGCCCCGATCCGGGGCAACGACCGGTGCCGCGACCCATCCGGAAGGGCATGGCCTTCCACGACGTGCACTTCAGCTATCCCGGCGTGCGGGAGCCGGTGCTGCGCGGCATCGACCTCACCATCGGCCGCGGCGAGACCATCGCGCTGGTCGGGGCCAACGGCGCGGGCAAGACCACCATCGTCAAGCTGCTCACCCGCCTCTACGATCCCTCGCGCGGACGCGTGACGCTGGACGGCGTGGACCTGCGCGAGTACGACGTCGCCAGCGTGCGCAGCCAGATCGGCGTGACGTTCCAGGACTTCGTGCAATTTCACGCCACCGCCAACGACAACATCGGCTACGGCAACCTGCCGCTCAAGGACGTGCGATCCCTGGTGGAATCGGCGGCGCGACGCAGCGGTGCGGCCGAGACTATCGAGGGACTGCCCGAAACCTACGACACCACGCTGGGGCGCTGGTGGGGCGACGGCACCGAGCTCTCCGGCGGCGAGTGGCAGAAGATCGCGCTGGCCCGAGGCTACATGCGCGACGCCCAGCTGCTCATCCTCGACGAGCCCACCGCGTCGCTCGACGCGCGCACCGAATATGAGGTCTTCCAGCGCTTCCGGGAGCTGACCTCGGACCACATGGCGGTGCTGATCTCGCACCGGTTCTCCACCGTGCGGATGGCCGACCGCATCTACGTCATCGAGGACGGGCGGCTGTCCGAGCACGGCACCCACGAGGAGCTGCTGGCCCGCGGCGGAACCTACGCCACCTGGTTCGGCATGCAGGCGTCGGCCTATCGCTAG
- a CDS encoding ribose-phosphate pyrophosphokinase, with translation MHDNGLMVFGCRGHPALTEGICREVGCEPGAMETFEYGNDNTFVRVLENVREADVFVVQTSRPPVNQSVMELFITIDALRRASAARVTAVVPYFPYMRSDKKDQPRVAITARLVADLLATAGANRVLTLDLHAEQIGGFFSIPSDHLSGMPLLTQYFEDLGFDDLVVVGDTGRIKTASECARRLRAPLAVLDKFRDPLTAEVMIRGLVGDVRGRTVLYVEDEVVTGQSIREGLREIVKQEPRAVYAACVHPVFTDEAYDIVEASPLEEMVVTDSIPLEPGRPQGKIRVLPVAPLLAEAIRRIHTGESVSALFSESVVA, from the coding sequence ATGCACGACAACGGGCTGATGGTCTTCGGCTGCCGCGGGCATCCCGCGCTGACCGAGGGAATCTGCCGCGAGGTGGGCTGCGAACCCGGCGCCATGGAGACCTTCGAGTACGGCAACGACAACACGTTTGTCCGCGTGCTGGAAAACGTGCGCGAAGCCGATGTATTCGTGGTCCAAACCTCGCGCCCGCCGGTCAACCAGTCCGTGATGGAGCTGTTCATCACGATCGACGCCCTGCGCCGCGCCTCGGCCGCGCGGGTGACGGCCGTCGTGCCGTACTTCCCCTACATGCGGTCCGACAAGAAGGACCAGCCGCGGGTGGCAATCACGGCGCGCCTGGTCGCCGACCTGCTGGCCACCGCCGGCGCCAACCGCGTGCTCACGCTGGACCTGCACGCCGAGCAAATCGGGGGATTCTTCAGCATCCCCAGCGACCACTTGAGCGGCATGCCGCTGCTCACCCAATACTTCGAAGACCTGGGATTCGACGATCTGGTGGTCGTGGGCGACACCGGCCGCATCAAGACGGCCAGCGAGTGCGCGCGGCGGCTGCGAGCGCCGCTGGCCGTGCTGGACAAGTTTCGCGATCCGCTCACGGCCGAGGTCATGATTCGCGGGCTGGTCGGCGACGTGCGCGGACGCACGGTGCTCTACGTGGAAGACGAGGTAGTCACCGGGCAGTCCATACGTGAGGGCTTGCGTGAAATCGTGAAGCAAGAGCCGCGGGCCGTTTACGCTGCCTGCGTGCACCCGGTGTTCACCGACGAGGCCTACGACATCGTGGAGGCGTCGCCGCTCGAGGAGATGGTGGTGACCGACAGCATTCCGCTGGAGCCGGGCCGGCCCCAGGGCAAGATTCGCGTGCTGCCCGTTGCTCCCCTGCTGGCCGAGGCCATCCGGCGTATCCATACCGGCGAATCGGTGAGCGCGCTGTTCTCGGAATCGGTGGTGGCCTGA
- a CDS encoding gamma-glutamyltransferase: protein MNPTRTQVSMQKSEVEGSRGLVATKHPEASAIGLDTLQAGGNAVDAAVAAAFAVGVAEPWSSGIGGGGYCVVAGPAGADVVAFPMQSPALATPDRYPLDGRGALGAFLWPGVVDDANLIGWSSMSIPGAVAGLALLHQRHGRLPWRELVVPAVELARRGSRLTWFDLLQMGRHAAAGQRRAELGRVYYADGGPPRADVGEQPLLVQPDLADSLDAIARDGPDVFYRGDLAKAIADDCVANGGALRRDDLAQYRAWAMEPLETSYRDATVVTPGPGCAGPTTAGTLNVFEQAYDGAGNQVDADRLHAYIWALRLAQVDRFIHMGDPDFVDAPWADLVGKEHAAAQAKSIDLRHAPASAGAGDPWAYMAADREIERLKGDSSTTHLCTADGDGTFVSLTNTLGGAWGAEIVPRGTGICWNDGMWWFDPRPGRPNSLRPRSFGLSNMTPAIVTRDGQPLLAVGASGGRRITNCVSQIISHVVDHAMGAQEAIDAPRIDASTPWVTADARLGDAVHEDLRARGWDVQVPPYPEQSAFASPVTILAGPDGSLRGGVDTFHSAEARAW from the coding sequence ATGAATCCAACGCGCACGCAGGTCTCGATGCAAAAGTCGGAGGTCGAAGGGTCGCGCGGTCTGGTCGCCACCAAGCATCCGGAGGCCAGCGCGATTGGCTTGGACACGTTGCAGGCCGGTGGAAATGCTGTTGACGCGGCGGTGGCCGCGGCCTTCGCCGTCGGCGTGGCCGAGCCGTGGTCGAGCGGCATCGGCGGCGGTGGGTATTGCGTGGTGGCCGGACCGGCCGGTGCCGACGTGGTGGCCTTTCCCATGCAGTCGCCCGCCCTGGCCACGCCCGATCGGTATCCGCTGGACGGCCGGGGGGCCCTCGGCGCCTTCCTGTGGCCGGGAGTGGTCGATGACGCGAACTTGATCGGCTGGTCGTCGATGTCGATTCCGGGCGCCGTCGCGGGACTGGCGCTGCTGCACCAGCGACATGGCCGCCTGCCGTGGCGGGAGTTGGTGGTGCCGGCGGTCGAGCTGGCGCGCCGCGGGTCGCGGCTGACGTGGTTCGATTTGCTGCAAATGGGCCGCCACGCTGCCGCCGGGCAGCGCCGCGCGGAGTTGGGGCGCGTCTACTACGCCGACGGCGGACCGCCCCGAGCCGACGTGGGCGAGCAGCCGCTGCTGGTGCAGCCCGACCTGGCCGACAGCCTGGACGCCATAGCGCGCGACGGACCGGACGTCTTCTACCGTGGCGACCTGGCCAAGGCCATCGCGGACGACTGCGTGGCCAACGGCGGCGCGCTGCGCCGCGATGACCTGGCCCAGTACCGCGCCTGGGCGATGGAGCCGCTCGAAACGTCCTATCGCGATGCCACCGTCGTCACGCCCGGCCCAGGCTGCGCGGGGCCGACGACTGCCGGCACGCTCAACGTGTTCGAGCAGGCGTACGACGGAGCCGGGAACCAGGTCGATGCGGACCGTCTGCACGCCTACATCTGGGCATTGCGACTGGCGCAGGTCGATCGCTTCATTCACATGGGCGATCCGGACTTCGTCGACGCGCCGTGGGCGGATCTGGTCGGCAAAGAGCACGCAGCGGCGCAGGCCAAGTCGATCGATCTGCGGCATGCGCCCGCGTCCGCCGGTGCCGGCGATCCCTGGGCCTACATGGCGGCCGACCGCGAGATCGAGCGCCTGAAGGGCGACTCCTCCACCACGCACTTGTGTACGGCGGACGGCGACGGCACGTTCGTGTCGCTGACCAACACGCTGGGCGGGGCCTGGGGCGCGGAGATCGTGCCGCGCGGCACCGGCATCTGCTGGAACGACGGCATGTGGTGGTTCGACCCGCGGCCGGGACGCCCAAACTCCCTGCGGCCCCGCTCGTTCGGCCTCAGCAATATGACGCCCGCCATCGTTACGCGGGATGGACAACCGCTGCTCGCGGTGGGCGCGTCCGGCGGACGCCGCATCACCAACTGCGTCTCGCAGATCATTTCCCACGTCGTCGACCACGCAATGGGCGCGCAGGAGGCCATCGACGCGCCGCGCATCGACGCCAGCACGCCTTGGGTCACGGCCGACGCCCGCCTGGGCGACGCGGTGCACGAGGACCTGCGGGCGCGCGGCTGGGACGTGCAAGTGCCGCCGTATCCGGAACAGTCGGCGTTCGCCAGCCCGGTGACGATCCTGGCCGGGCCGGACGGCTCACTGCGGGGCGGCGTGGATACGTTTCACTCGGCGGAGGCGCGGGCGTGGTGA
- a CDS encoding NifU family protein: MVIGAAPAVAQVLEHAARQMAVDGGGLRYLGATPDGYVRLKLTGACATCPRRMMTLDLAIETPLRSVGAARGVELVPSAPFFATSASTSPTVPGTSRTTLIHKRRRPTCCKAGKSGKR, translated from the coding sequence GTGGTGATCGGCGCGGCGCCGGCGGTGGCGCAAGTCCTGGAGCATGCCGCCAGGCAGATGGCCGTCGACGGCGGCGGGCTGCGCTACCTGGGCGCCACGCCGGACGGCTACGTACGTCTGAAACTCACCGGCGCATGCGCCACGTGCCCGCGCCGCATGATGACGCTGGACCTCGCCATCGAGACGCCGCTGCGGTCCGTCGGCGCCGCGCGGGGGGTCGAGCTGGTGCCGTCCGCGCCGTTTTTCGCGACTTCTGCAAGCACATCACCAACCGTCCCCGGAACTAGTCGCACTACGCTCATCCACAAGCGCAGAAGACCGACTTGCTGCAAGGCCGGGAAGTCTGGCAAGCGCTAA
- a CDS encoding MFS transporter: MARASSGNDQSEGVTRYATWAARMVVLAAFFDLFMQFPIMAPHARDLGASATLVGVIVAAYSVTNLFGNLAAGFVLDRWGRRLPVLLGLGITALAVLSYAVVRSPEQLLAARAIHGLGAAALTPGAFAILGDRAVTERRARAMALAGALIAIPAMIGPPAAGLLRDAWSANAVFVADAAFVMATLIIFATTSRGAWRPADSRTVASSAESLPALWRSRLLWSAYAAQFAITVGVGVLVTHLPLVLEDQGETAARSGVSFAIYALVSMLVMASPIGGASDRIGRFIPLIVGLVGVAAGLAVVGTSTGYTGIAIGMAVFGLGYGLVFPAAAALVTEATGARSRGRVFGVFYAVYSLGVAAGAAGSGRLAGQFDDMVGLPFFAAAVVVLAALPIVATLRYATQSRG; this comes from the coding sequence GTGGCACGTGCGAGCTCCGGGAACGACCAGTCCGAAGGCGTCACGCGCTACGCCACCTGGGCCGCGCGCATGGTTGTGCTGGCGGCGTTCTTCGATCTCTTCATGCAGTTCCCGATCATGGCGCCGCATGCCCGGGACCTCGGCGCGTCGGCCACGTTGGTCGGGGTGATCGTCGCGGCCTACTCGGTCACCAACCTCTTCGGCAACTTGGCCGCCGGGTTCGTCCTCGACCGATGGGGGCGCCGGCTGCCAGTGCTTCTCGGCTTGGGAATCACGGCGCTGGCCGTCCTTAGCTACGCGGTGGTCCGCTCGCCCGAGCAGCTTCTGGCCGCGCGAGCGATCCACGGCCTTGGGGCGGCCGCGCTCACGCCGGGGGCCTTCGCCATCCTGGGAGACCGCGCCGTGACCGAGCGGCGAGCGCGGGCGATGGCGCTTGCCGGCGCCCTGATCGCGATCCCGGCCATGATCGGACCGCCGGCCGCCGGGCTGCTTCGCGACGCGTGGAGCGCCAATGCCGTGTTCGTGGCCGACGCCGCCTTCGTGATGGCCACGCTCATCATCTTTGCGACCACCTCGCGCGGGGCATGGCGCCCGGCGGATTCACGCACCGTCGCAAGCAGCGCCGAGTCACTGCCCGCCCTGTGGCGCAGCCGCCTGTTGTGGTCGGCCTATGCCGCCCAGTTCGCCATCACTGTCGGCGTCGGCGTCCTGGTGACGCACCTGCCCCTCGTGCTGGAAGACCAGGGCGAGACCGCCGCGCGGTCCGGCGTCAGCTTCGCGATCTACGCGCTGGTGTCGATGCTGGTGATGGCCAGTCCCATCGGGGGCGCGAGCGACCGCATCGGACGATTCATTCCGTTGATCGTTGGACTCGTTGGCGTTGCAGCCGGACTGGCCGTGGTGGGAACGTCCACCGGCTACACCGGGATCGCCATCGGAATGGCAGTCTTCGGCCTCGGGTACGGGCTCGTATTTCCGGCGGCGGCGGCATTGGTTACGGAAGCCACGGGCGCCAGGAGCCGCGGGAGGGTGTTCGGGGTCTTCTATGCGGTGTATTCGCTGGGCGTGGCCGCCGGTGCGGCCGGCAGCGGGCGACTGGCCGGGCAATTCGACGACATGGTCGGTCTGCCGTTCTTCGCGGCGGCCGTGGTCGTCCTGGCTGCGCTGCCCATCGTCGCGACGCTCAGGTATGCGACGCAATCGCGGGGGTGA
- a CDS encoding redoxin domain-containing protein produces MSETATLKVGDEAPDFELPTAPRDAEPFKLSDHRGSTVVINFVPAAFSPVCSDQLPIIAEKLGGLEGTVTVAISTDNTWTLKAWAEQSGVSYPVLSDFNPLGATASAYGVLIEDMNIANRVIVVVDGDGKVAHIETAPEVAELPDYDPVMACLSG; encoded by the coding sequence ATGTCTGAGACGGCAACGTTGAAAGTGGGCGACGAGGCCCCGGACTTCGAGCTTCCGACGGCCCCCAGGGACGCCGAGCCCTTCAAGCTGAGCGACCATCGCGGATCGACGGTGGTGATCAATTTCGTGCCGGCCGCGTTCTCGCCGGTGTGCAGCGACCAGTTGCCGATCATCGCGGAAAAGCTGGGTGGACTCGAGGGCACGGTGACGGTCGCGATCTCGACCGACAACACCTGGACGTTGAAGGCCTGGGCCGAGCAGTCGGGCGTGAGCTATCCGGTGCTGAGCGACTTCAATCCCCTCGGGGCCACCGCGAGCGCCTACGGCGTGCTGATCGAGGACATGAACATCGCCAACCGCGTGATCGTGGTCGTCGACGGCGATGGCAAGGTCGCGCACATCGAAACCGCGCCAGAGGTGGCCGAGCTGCCCGACTACGACCCCGTGATGGCGTGTCTATCGGGCTGA
- a CDS encoding HNH endonuclease signature motif containing protein, translating into MNLLDPHEFRAIAASVEAAHRAIAPTLEENRRILASTQKTLALIRESVTWPPNVEVMYSDQIARQGQLPPLHPQKVLAKYPPLNLRGLRRHHPELIAKFGPYCQGCSIDLLERPELLEIDHIRPTDDGGTSDFHNLALLCSSCNREKGFRFTLTGLQERLLRRGVRIRENLIREGRIGRANKTEEWRVPGFPEIVVHFRPLEQSAADFAAFVVKQKTDERISLYQDFYQAFPRTIDHQIYLKYERMDPTVTLPFACVRIENTVERISRDWLSPKDVMDAPAKLVAVVHREIVDRYEKDRAK; encoded by the coding sequence GTGAATCTGCTTGATCCACACGAATTCCGTGCAATCGCAGCCTCTGTTGAGGCTGCTCATCGAGCCATTGCTCCCACCCTCGAAGAAAACCGAAGGATCCTTGCCTCGACCCAGAAAACCCTTGCTCTCATTCGAGAATCTGTGACTTGGCCCCCTAATGTCGAAGTCATGTATAGCGACCAAATTGCCCGACAGGGCCAGCTGCCACCTCTGCACCCGCAAAAGGTCCTGGCTAAGTATCCGCCCCTGAATCTTCGCGGCTTGCGCCGACACCACCCGGAGCTAATTGCCAAGTTTGGACCCTATTGCCAAGGGTGTAGCATTGATCTCCTTGAGCGTCCTGAGTTGCTTGAGATCGATCATATACGCCCGACGGACGATGGGGGCACGAGCGATTTCCACAATCTTGCTTTACTTTGCTCGTCCTGTAACAGAGAGAAGGGATTCCGCTTCACTCTCACAGGATTGCAGGAGAGATTGCTCAGAAGAGGTGTTCGTATACGGGAAAATTTGATTCGAGAGGGTCGGATTGGTCGAGCAAACAAGACTGAGGAATGGAGAGTTCCTGGCTTCCCTGAAATAGTGGTGCATTTCCGACCACTGGAACAGAGCGCGGCAGATTTCGCAGCCTTTGTCGTTAAACAGAAAACCGATGAACGCATCTCGCTATACCAAGACTTCTACCAGGCATTTCCGAGGACAATCGACCACCAGATTTATCTAAAATACGAGCGAATGGATCCGACCGTCACATTGCCCTTTGCTTGCGTAAGGATCGAGAATACCGTTGAGAGGATATCGCGAGATTGGCTGTCACCTAAAGACGTGATGGATGCACCAGCCAAGCTTGTGGCGGTCGTGCACCGCGAGATTGTCGACCGATATGAGAAGGATCGGGCGAAATGA
- a CDS encoding heme o synthase encodes MAALARHLFTLTKPRIVLLLVFTAAAGVWRAAAGSPEPAVLLAVVLAGAVAAAGANLINQGLEPDIDAKMRRTRERAVASRRVRPAAAVIAGLVLVAIAVVALAVTTNLLAALLTLAAAAVYVLVYTVLLKRRSWNNIVIGGAAGAFPPLIGAAAVLGHIDAVGLYMFAFVFFWTPPHFWTLSLVLRDDYSAARIPMLGAVASPRDTAVQIMLYILLLTALAWLPLAAGYGGLAFALAATLLGAYWLRASWPLRNGAGSKQALNAYKFSLVYLALVFLVLAVEPMLPWYV; translated from the coding sequence ATGGCCGCGCTGGCTCGCCACCTCTTCACGCTGACCAAGCCCCGAATCGTTCTGCTGCTCGTCTTCACGGCTGCCGCCGGGGTCTGGAGGGCCGCCGCCGGCAGCCCCGAGCCCGCGGTGTTGCTGGCCGTGGTGCTCGCCGGCGCCGTGGCCGCCGCCGGGGCCAATCTCATCAACCAGGGTCTGGAGCCCGACATCGACGCCAAGATGCGTCGCACCCGCGAACGTGCGGTGGCGTCGCGTCGGGTCCGCCCGGCAGCGGCGGTCATCGCCGGGCTCGTGCTGGTGGCGATCGCCGTCGTCGCCCTCGCAGTCACCACCAACCTCCTCGCCGCGCTGCTCACGCTCGCGGCGGCCGCGGTTTATGTGCTCGTCTACACCGTCCTGCTGAAGCGCCGTTCGTGGAACAACATCGTGATCGGCGGCGCCGCCGGCGCGTTCCCGCCGCTGATTGGCGCGGCCGCCGTCTTAGGCCACATCGACGCTGTCGGCCTCTACATGTTCGCCTTTGTGTTCTTTTGGACCCCGCCGCACTTTTGGACGCTGTCGCTGGTGCTGCGCGATGACTACAGCGCGGCCAGGATTCCGATGCTGGGAGCCGTCGCCAGCCCACGCGATACCGCCGTGCAGATCATGCTGTACATCCTGCTGCTCACGGCCCTGGCATGGCTGCCGCTGGCCGCCGGCTACGGCGGGCTGGCGTTTGCCCTTGCGGCGACGTTGCTCGGCGCCTACTGGCTGCGCGCCTCCTGGCCCCTGCGCAACGGCGCCGGCTCCAAGCAGGCGTTGAACGCCTACAAGTTCTCGCTGGTCTACCTCGCGCTGGTGTTCCTGGTGCTAGCCGTCGAGCCGATGCTGCCCTGGTATGTCTAG
- a CDS encoding COX15/CtaA family protein, whose protein sequence is MNASEIPLAIHVRRAGQWAFAASVLTIGLIAYGAWVRVSGAGLGCPDWPLCEGVIVPELEGDTAIEFGHRVYAGVTMLATAVAAWYAFRARTLEPLTNRLLLWALAAIVAQAGLGGATVLTELHGMVRLAHLTFSLLTLALLTIGALHALGWTRAALPGIRRTRALLVATAFVVLVGGSIVGTNSSAGCPTLPLCDGSVGAENLTLHMLHRAAASALLLTFFFTAWQVWRRAGIGLAFNLSLAAGLVSAAQFAVGVTSIAIGLYPELRVLHLALATLLWWVVVIHFGLALQPRRR, encoded by the coding sequence TTGAACGCCTCGGAGATTCCGCTCGCCATTCATGTGCGCCGCGCCGGTCAATGGGCCTTCGCCGCGTCGGTGCTCACCATCGGCCTCATCGCCTACGGCGCCTGGGTGCGCGTGTCCGGGGCCGGCCTGGGCTGTCCCGACTGGCCGCTGTGCGAAGGCGTAATCGTCCCTGAGCTCGAGGGCGACACCGCCATCGAGTTCGGTCACCGCGTCTACGCCGGCGTCACCATGCTCGCCACCGCGGTAGCCGCCTGGTACGCATTCCGCGCTCGGACGCTTGAGCCATTAACCAACCGCCTGCTCCTGTGGGCGCTGGCGGCCATCGTCGCCCAAGCCGGGCTCGGCGGCGCCACCGTGCTCACCGAGCTTCACGGCATGGTTCGCCTGGCCCATCTCACCTTTTCCCTGCTCACGCTGGCCCTGCTGACCATTGGTGCGCTGCATGCGCTGGGTTGGACCCGCGCGGCGCTGCCCGGGATTCGTCGCACGCGGGCGCTGCTGGTGGCGACCGCGTTCGTAGTGCTGGTCGGCGGCTCCATCGTGGGCACCAACTCCAGCGCCGGCTGCCCCACGCTGCCGCTTTGCGACGGAAGCGTGGGTGCGGAGAACCTGACCCTGCACATGCTGCATCGGGCCGCGGCCTCGGCGCTTCTGCTGACGTTCTTCTTCACCGCCTGGCAGGTTTGGCGGCGCGCGGGAATCGGTCTTGCCTTCAACTTGAGCCTGGCCGCAGGCCTCGTATCAGCCGCGCAGTTCGCCGTCGGCGTCACGTCCATCGCCATCGGCCTCTATCCCGAGCTGCGCGTGCTGCATCTGGCGCTCGCCACCCTGCTCTGGTGGGTGGTGGTGATCCATTTCGGCCTGGCGCTGCAGCCGCGGCGGCGCTGA